A stretch of the Vulcanisaeta souniana JCM 11219 genome encodes the following:
- the glpK gene encoding glycerol kinase GlpK: protein MYEKRFVLVIDQGTTGTRAALVSHDGSIMGYAYHEHTQIYPKPAWVEHDPLEIWEKTRLVIKEILKFAKVDPREIAAIGVTNQRETTIVWDPRNGQPIYNAIVWQDRRTSPLVDYLKQNYINVIQERTGLVPDAYFSGTKIWWLLDNVPGLRDKAKKGEVIFGTIDTWIIWNLTRGNKNVLTPERVGAHVTDYSNASRTMIFNIHRLDWDDELLEIEGKIPRDILPLLRPSSDKSIYGYTGPEVSQLLGGVSIPVCGDAGDQQAALFGQAGFEVGEVKSTYGTGNFILMNIGDAPIKSKANLLTTIYYSVEEGKTKYALEGSIFITGAAVQWLRDGLKIIEVSDEIEPLAASANDTGGVYFVPAFTGLGAPYWDQYARGLIIGITRGTERKHIARAVLEAIAYLNRDVLEAMIGDTGIKIPRIKVDGGAARNNFLMQFQADITGIEVWRPAIFETTSLGAGYLAGLAVGFWHDLDEIKQNWKLDKVFKPRMDPETRERLYSGWRAAVQRALGWARDVPWAYGL, encoded by the coding sequence ATGTATGAAAAGAGATTTGTATTGGTCATAGATCAGGGAACCACCGGCACAAGAGCTGCCTTGGTTTCTCACGACGGTTCAATAATGGGTTATGCATATCACGAGCATACACAGATTTACCCAAAACCTGCCTGGGTTGAACATGACCCGCTGGAGATTTGGGAGAAGACAAGACTCGTGATTAAGGAGATACTTAAGTTTGCTAAGGTTGATCCAAGGGAGATAGCGGCAATTGGAGTTACTAATCAGCGTGAGACCACGATTGTTTGGGACCCAAGGAATGGCCAACCTATTTATAACGCCATTGTTTGGCAGGATAGAAGGACATCGCCACTCGTGGATTACCTAAAGCAGAACTACATCAATGTTATCCAGGAGAGAACCGGCCTCGTACCTGATGCCTATTTTTCTGGGACAAAGATTTGGTGGTTACTTGATAACGTACCTGGACTTAGGGATAAGGCGAAAAAGGGCGAGGTTATCTTTGGTACCATTGATACCTGGATAATTTGGAACCTTACCAGGGGTAATAAGAATGTATTAACGCCTGAGAGAGTTGGTGCACATGTTACTGATTATAGCAACGCGTCCAGGACTATGATATTCAATATTCATAGGCTTGATTGGGATGATGAACTTCTCGAGATTGAGGGCAAGATTCCCCGGGACATTCTGCCTCTGCTGAGACCATCAAGTGACAAGAGTATATATGGCTACACAGGTCCCGAGGTTTCCCAATTACTGGGTGGTGTGAGTATTCCAGTTTGTGGTGACGCTGGTGATCAGCAGGCAGCCTTGTTTGGACAGGCTGGGTTTGAAGTTGGTGAAGTTAAGTCGACATACGGCACCGGTAATTTCATACTGATGAATATTGGGGATGCACCAATAAAGTCTAAGGCGAATTTATTAACAACAATATATTACTCGGTTGAAGAGGGCAAGACTAAGTATGCACTTGAGGGTAGCATATTCATTACGGGAGCGGCTGTCCAGTGGTTGAGGGATGGTCTTAAGATAATAGAGGTTTCCGATGAAATAGAGCCGTTGGCAGCCTCTGCAAATGATACGGGTGGCGTCTACTTCGTGCCTGCATTCACTGGACTTGGGGCGCCCTATTGGGATCAATATGCACGTGGTCTAATAATAGGTATTACGCGTGGCACTGAGAGGAAGCATATTGCCAGGGCTGTGCTTGAGGCAATAGCCTACCTGAATAGGGATGTGCTTGAGGCGATGATTGGCGATACTGGGATTAAGATACCTAGGATTAAGGTTGATGGTGGTGCGGCTAGGAATAACTTCCTAATGCAGTTCCAGGCGGATATAACAGGTATTGAGGTTTGGAGACCGGCGATATTTGAAACTACATCGCTCGGTGCCGGTTATTTAGCGGGCTTGGCTGTTGGTTTTTGGCATGATCTTGATGAGATTAAGCAGAATTGGAAGTTAGACAAAGTATTTAAACCAAGGATGGATCCAGAAACACGGGAAAGGCTTTACAGCGGTTGGAGGGCTGCTGTGCAGAGAGCCCTGGGTTGGGCTAGGGATGTGCCCTGGGCATATGGATTGTGA
- a CDS encoding MFS transporter: MFFVIFAILSAIANDIIQLIIFRFFVGWGVGADYSLSPVYATEMYPTGRRGMGYGWVWSFWSIGALVSFLIGYYLYIWNPIIGWRWALGLGAIPALITVVLRASMPESSRWRVAVQGTEDAVTEAKRLSVVTGLTEEELSKLIEIERKLMDQVRPGDWRWLFKGDFAKRTAIVWTQWILYDIGSYGFGLYSPAILAMLGFKGALAILLSSLLYVPGFLGALGAAYLNDVWGRRRLQLIGFGGSALGMLFVALAALWQSTLALVAIFIGIIGLILWYGIGNLGPGNTMGLYAIELFPTKLRSTSMGSATAITRFVSFLSAFEFPYIALAIGKLSFFEFLFVVTLVAFIFTIFFTPETKGIPLELIAIARTRAPSLYPKLEIPSVEKRQ; encoded by the coding sequence TTGTTTTTCGTAATATTTGCCATACTTAGTGCGATTGCTAATGATATAATTCAATTAATTATTTTTAGATTCTTTGTTGGTTGGGGTGTTGGTGCTGATTATTCACTGAGTCCTGTGTACGCTACTGAGATGTACCCAACGGGTAGGAGGGGTATGGGCTATGGCTGGGTTTGGTCCTTCTGGAGTATTGGAGCGCTGGTTTCCTTCTTGATCGGGTATTATCTCTATATTTGGAATCCCATTATTGGGTGGCGTTGGGCTCTCGGCCTTGGCGCCATACCAGCCCTAATTACTGTAGTACTAAGGGCTAGTATGCCTGAGTCTTCGAGATGGAGGGTCGCTGTACAGGGTACTGAGGATGCTGTTACAGAGGCAAAGAGACTTTCTGTGGTTACCGGCTTAACTGAGGAGGAGTTGAGTAAATTAATAGAAATTGAGAGGAAATTAATGGATCAGGTAAGACCAGGTGATTGGCGTTGGCTATTCAAGGGTGATTTTGCTAAGAGAACGGCCATTGTGTGGACGCAGTGGATACTATATGATATCGGCTCCTACGGATTTGGACTATACTCACCCGCGATACTTGCAATGCTGGGATTTAAGGGCGCACTAGCCATACTTCTCTCGTCATTACTCTACGTACCTGGCTTCCTGGGCGCCCTGGGCGCTGCATACCTAAATGATGTTTGGGGAAGGAGAAGGCTTCAATTGATTGGCTTCGGCGGTTCTGCCCTTGGTATGTTATTTGTTGCCCTGGCTGCTCTTTGGCAAAGTACGCTTGCCCTCGTGGCGATATTCATTGGCATAATAGGACTTATATTGTGGTATGGAATCGGCAACTTAGGTCCTGGGAATACCATGGGACTTTATGCAATTGAGTTGTTCCCAACTAAGCTAAGATCGACATCGATGGGTTCCGCGACGGCAATAACGAGGTTCGTATCGTTCTTAAGCGCCTTTGAATTTCCATACATTGCGCTAGCCATTGGTAAGTTATCCTTCTTTGAGTTCTTGTTTGTTGTGACGCTTGTTGCGTTTATTTTCACAATATTCTTTACACCGGAGACCAAGGGTATTCCTCTTGAGCTTATTGCCATAGCCAGGACAAGGGCGCCAAGCCTGTATCCTAAGCTTGAGATTCCTAGCGTTGAGAAGCGCCAGTAA
- a CDS encoding glycerophosphodiester phosphodiesterase, producing MVLVFGHRGAMGYAPENTLPSFRMAVDMGVDGVELDVHMTKDGEIVVIHDFTVDRTTNGSGYIKDLTLAEVKSFDASARFGGKWRDVRVPTLEEVFREFGRRIKYKVEIKRGSDYYPGIEGKVVDLIRRYNVDAQVISFDFDALGNVRAIDKDVEIGVIFVGRIAWFIDIAKKLDAQWLHASHDLIDEKGVEMAHRFDLRVGAWTVNNEDYARHLVRIGVDDITSNYPDRILRVVKTGKVI from the coding sequence ATGGTTTTGGTTTTCGGCCATAGGGGTGCCATGGGTTATGCCCCTGAGAATACGTTGCCTTCGTTTAGGATGGCTGTTGATATGGGTGTTGATGGTGTCGAGCTAGACGTTCACATGACTAAGGATGGAGAGATCGTGGTTATTCACGACTTTACTGTAGATAGGACAACGAATGGCAGCGGTTATATTAAGGACTTAACCCTGGCGGAAGTTAAGAGTTTTGATGCGAGTGCTAGGTTTGGTGGTAAGTGGCGTGATGTTAGGGTGCCAACGCTTGAGGAGGTCTTTAGGGAGTTTGGTAGGAGGATTAAGTATAAGGTTGAGATTAAGCGTGGCAGTGATTACTACCCTGGTATTGAAGGTAAGGTTGTTGATTTAATTAGGCGTTATAACGTTGATGCTCAGGTAATTTCCTTTGATTTTGATGCCCTAGGTAATGTTAGGGCTATTGATAAGGATGTGGAGATTGGTGTAATATTTGTTGGTAGGATTGCTTGGTTCATTGATATTGCTAAGAAGTTGGATGCGCAATGGCTACATGCATCTCACGATCTAATAGATGAAAAAGGTGTTGAAATGGCACATAGATTTGATTTAAGGGTTGGTGCGTGGACTGTGAATAATGAGGATTATGCAAGACATTTAGTGAGAATTGGTGTTGATGACATTACGAGTAATTACCCAGATAGGATCCTTCGTGTTGTTAAGACCGGTAAGGTGATTTAA
- a CDS encoding FAD-dependent oxidoreductase, with amino-acid sequence MEFDVAVIGGGINGLFTALDMSLRGLKVVLLERGSIGGGTSGRMHGLLHSGARYVVTDPKAAIECAEENRIIARIAPHAVDDTGGYFVAITKDDLDFQEEFISGLRRANIDYREVDARDAAREEPNLNPEVKAVIEVPDKVVYARELLMSTAISAYNEGALIIQNAEVIGFDINGNEITNARVRDDATSNIRRINARVFVNAAGPWAGRIASMAGINVDIMPTMGVMVVYRHRLTRRVMNRMRPPSDGDILLPYGSESIMGTTAVIVEDPDNLAITKDDIDFLTSEGFQMVPALAKEPVVRAYASVRPLISVPCATGREVTRDFMVIKHEKPSNLVSVIGGKFTTGRLVGERIADEVSGILGANKASRTSSYVLFGADLNRDVKDLDIEAKSIIQSFRGSVDEERGLIAALSLILYQASRRGRSLLGW; translated from the coding sequence ATGGAGTTTGATGTTGCTGTAATTGGTGGTGGAATTAATGGCTTATTCACGGCACTAGACATGTCCTTAAGGGGCCTGAAGGTGGTGCTTCTTGAGAGGGGTAGTATTGGTGGTGGGACTAGTGGTAGGATGCATGGTTTATTGCATAGTGGCGCTAGGTACGTGGTTACGGATCCAAAGGCTGCCATCGAGTGCGCCGAGGAGAATAGAATAATCGCGAGAATAGCTCCTCATGCAGTTGATGACACTGGTGGTTACTTCGTGGCCATCACTAAGGATGACCTAGATTTCCAAGAGGAATTCATTAGCGGCCTGAGGAGAGCTAATATTGATTATAGAGAGGTTGATGCTAGGGATGCGGCTAGGGAGGAACCTAACCTAAACCCTGAGGTTAAGGCCGTTATTGAGGTCCCCGACAAGGTAGTATACGCTAGGGAGTTATTGATGAGTACTGCTATTTCTGCATATAACGAGGGTGCATTAATAATACAGAATGCTGAGGTTATTGGCTTTGATATTAATGGTAATGAAATAACGAATGCAAGGGTCAGGGATGACGCTACAAGCAATATTAGACGTATTAATGCAAGGGTTTTTGTCAATGCTGCCGGTCCCTGGGCTGGTCGAATTGCCAGTATGGCTGGTATAAATGTTGATATTATGCCCACGATGGGCGTTATGGTGGTTTATAGGCATAGACTAACCAGGAGAGTTATGAATAGGATGAGACCTCCGTCCGATGGAGACATACTACTACCCTATGGTTCTGAGTCTATAATGGGTACAACGGCGGTCATTGTGGAAGACCCGGACAACCTAGCAATAACTAAGGATGATATTGATTTCCTAACGTCCGAGGGTTTTCAGATGGTTCCTGCACTGGCCAAGGAGCCTGTTGTCAGGGCATATGCCTCGGTTAGGCCATTGATAAGTGTACCGTGCGCTACGGGTAGGGAGGTAACCAGGGATTTCATGGTTATTAAGCATGAGAAGCCCAGTAATCTTGTTTCTGTTATTGGCGGTAAATTCACCACAGGTAGGTTAGTGGGTGAGAGAATTGCTGATGAGGTTTCAGGAATACTTGGTGCCAATAAAGCATCAAGGACCAGTAGCTATGTGTTGTTTGGCGCTGATTTAAATAGGGATGTTAAGGATCTCGATATTGAAGCCAAATCAATAATACAATCATTTAGGGGTAGTGTTGATGAGGAGCGCGGATTAATCGCCGCGTTGTCATTAATACTTTATCAAGCCTCACGTAGAGGTAGATCATTGCTTGGGTGGTAA
- a CDS encoding SRPBCC domain-containing protein, whose amino-acid sequence MMKELHYSGSFTVNKPPSDVVNFITDLPRAIICIPNIINYEVLSKDKARVRFRVDLGNEVPIAELRRVTTDAHIELVSASGNEIRYKVDGRAAGSTISISLVIKVEGVNNGSRINWDATANLGRLLQMIGRFVNIDSLVKSISEDTIKGFIGCLSK is encoded by the coding sequence ATGATGAAGGAATTACACTATAGTGGTTCGTTTACCGTGAATAAACCGCCAAGTGATGTTGTTAACTTCATAACTGATTTACCAAGGGCCATTATCTGCATACCTAATATAATTAATTACGAGGTTTTGAGTAAGGATAAAGCTAGGGTTAGATTTAGGGTTGACTTGGGTAATGAGGTGCCCATTGCAGAGCTAAGGAGGGTGACTACCGATGCGCATATTGAGTTGGTCAGCGCATCTGGTAACGAGATTAGGTATAAGGTTGATGGCAGGGCTGCGGGTAGCACAATAAGCATTTCCCTGGTTATAAAGGTCGAGGGTGTTAATAATGGCTCTAGGATTAATTGGGATGCCACGGCTAACCTAGGTAGATTACTTCAAATGATAGGTAGGTTCGTTAATATTGATTCCCTGGTAAAGAGTATCTCGGAGGACACGATTAAGGGGTTTATAGGATGCTTGTCAAAGTAA
- a CDS encoding alpha/beta hydrolase — translation MPQIIEDKIQLSTGINVHYRCWLADKPLSLVVGVHGFAEHSGRYSNFGSYLSGNGYSFCMHDLRGHGLTAGPNNLGYVDSFNLFLNDLENFIELMLKKTGFNSAILFGHSMGGLIVLHYLGRISKGIHAAITSGAAAIVNISTGSWLMLSLLNALSPRYRLNLPINPEFLTHDKRVVEEYINDPLVYKKPTARMLHELIKASRDIWKYIGNISVPIMMMHGGEDKVVPPKATQDAFNRLRVSDKVIRIYNGMYHEILNELNKEIVYKDILDWLRTHT, via the coding sequence ATGCCTCAAATTATTGAAGATAAAATACAACTAAGTACTGGCATTAATGTCCATTACAGGTGTTGGCTTGCAGATAAGCCCCTGTCCCTTGTTGTTGGAGTCCACGGATTCGCAGAACACAGTGGCAGGTACTCTAACTTCGGATCTTACTTATCAGGCAATGGATATTCATTTTGCATGCATGATCTGAGGGGCCACGGATTAACCGCTGGGCCCAATAACCTAGGCTATGTTGACAGCTTTAACCTGTTTCTAAACGACCTAGAAAACTTCATAGAATTAATGCTTAAGAAAACAGGCTTTAACTCTGCAATCCTATTCGGACACTCAATGGGTGGTCTAATAGTGCTTCATTACTTGGGCAGGATTAGTAAGGGGATACATGCGGCAATAACAAGTGGCGCAGCGGCAATTGTGAACATAAGTACAGGTTCTTGGTTAATGCTTTCCCTACTTAACGCATTATCGCCAAGGTATAGGTTGAACCTGCCAATAAATCCTGAATTCCTAACGCATGACAAGAGGGTTGTGGAGGAGTACATAAATGATCCGCTTGTTTATAAGAAGCCCACAGCTAGAATGCTACATGAGCTTATTAAGGCTTCAAGAGACATATGGAAGTATATAGGTAATATATCGGTACCCATAATGATGATGCATGGCGGCGAGGACAAGGTGGTGCCACCAAAGGCCACGCAGGATGCATTCAACAGATTAAGGGTTAGTGATAAGGTGATCAGGATATACAATGGCATGTACCATGAAATACTTAACGAATTAAACAAGGAAATAGTTTACAAGGATATACTGGACTGGCTAAGGACCCATACTTAA